Genomic window (Zingiber officinale cultivar Zhangliang chromosome 2B, Zo_v1.1, whole genome shotgun sequence):
cctttttttttctctttttctaaatatgtgcatgttaaatTCGAAACATAATGAGAAAGGATGCATAACTGAAAATGTGAAGGTTCAAACGTTCGAACTTGTtacaattttatttaataaaatctgCTTCGGGGAATGCATACCTAGATGCAGGAGCATGACCAAATTTCTCAGAGGAAGAGTGCAAGGCATTTCCCATCTGCATTTCAAAAGGTCAAGTCAGATTGTTCAAAGCCCAAAATGAAATATCAGACTTACTGCTAAACTTACCTAACCGAAGTTATTGGATACTAACTGCCAGAAGGTACATTTCACCAAGTCTGTTTCTCCTTGGTTTGCCCAAGTATCCAAAGTTACATTCTTCCAACATATTTTCAAGAAACAATCCAGCTATGCCCAGTGGGCTTTCTCATCCCTGATTTCTCCCATGCAATCTTTAGCTCTGCAGCATCGTTCCATCTCTCAGCTGCAGCATATAAGTTCCTGAGAATCATATTACGACCGGAACTCCCAAAGTGTAGTCTAGCCAATTCTTTCCTCACATTATCCACAACTTGTGCATCTTCATGGACCTTGCAAGACCCCAAAAGTGCACCCCATACTGATGCATCAGCCTCAAAAGGCATCCTCCTGATGAACTCAACTGCCTCCTTCAAGAAACCAGCCCTGGCCAAAATATCAACTACGCACCCATAGTGCTCCATCAATGGAACCACTCCAAATCTGGAATACATTGCCTTGAACCACTCTAAACCGATTTCTACTAACTTTTGTCTAGAGCAAGCAGATAAAACTGCAACAAATGTGATGTGATTGGGATGCATGTCTGCAGCTCTGAATTCTTCAAACAAGATCAGGGCTTCAATCGCCTTACCATTGCAAGCAAGAGCCGAGATCATTGCATTCCAAGTGCAGACTTCCTTCTCCAATGTCGCTTTAAATATGCTCGTGCAATAAGACAAAAGGCCATGCTTGTTGTACATGTCGATCAATGCAGTCCCTAGGAATGCTGTCAAAGGGGCTTCATTCCGGATGATGTAACCATGAATCTCCCGGCCATTCAATTGAGCATCGAGACCATCCAAATTGGCGAACACAGAGAGGGAGCTGACCAACATAGCTTCATTCGGTGTCAAAGGAACATCCTTCTGCATAATCCATCGTCTGAAGAGGGAAATTGCTGAATGAAACTCATAATTCTTGGCGTAACCATTGATGAGGCTTGCCCACGTAATAATGTCTCTATCGACCATTCTATCGAACACCCTAAGAGCAGAAGCAAGGTTGCCGTGGAGGCATAGCGCATGGAGGATCGAGTTGCAGGAGGCCAAGTCCGGATAGGATAATTCATCGAACGTCTTTCGTGCAGAATCGAGATCATGAGCACGTGCGTAAAAGTCGACTATGGAGCAGTTAATGAATCCGTCGAGGGTGAGACCGCGGCGGAAGGCCTGAGAGTGGAGGGTTGGGACGGAGTAGGTACAGCAGTAGGTGGCGGCGACGACTTTTATAAGTGAAGGAAACGTGTGGTGATTGGGAGGGACGCCGTGGGAGAGCATTTGGGAGAAGAGAATGAGACATGCATGGGGGAGGCCTCGGTAAGCCCGTATCAGGATGTTGTAGACGAAGGTGGTGGGGGTGCGCCCGGGAATGGGAATGTCGTCGGGGTGGGAGGATGGGGAAGGGAGGAGGTAGCCTGTGGTGATGAGAGCGGCGTGGATTTGCAATAGCAGCGACGGAGGCTGGCAGCGGTTGCGCAAGTATCCAAGTAGTAACTTGAGATCTGGTATGCGGTGGCGGCGCCGAACACCCATCATGCGTGAATACTTCTTCCTCTACTCGCTgtttattatcataataaataaacaaaacagATAATTGCCAAAACCAAATAATTGTCAAAACaaatattagatttaaaaaaaaaaacctagctaGCAACCTGCATTAGTTATTGAAAGTATTGAACTAAATTACACTAAAGAATCATTGgtaaaatattatatatagtttAGAACTAGAATTCAAACCATTGcgcaatttttaattaaattttaataatatgcCTGAAAGGTTCTTATACATTAGATTTTAACTCATGTGATATGCAGACCCCtctatatattaaaataatttgatgGAAGTTGGCATTTGAAAATACTATtagttaaaatttcaaaatatgaaaatttttagAAGTTTTTAAGATATATATGCATATAGGTGCCATTTCTATATTTGCTCTTAATTAtctcattaaaaaatatttaaatacaaaatcaaatacTTCTATCATTTTTTAAATTCACCTAAACAATCAACATTAAAGATTAAACCAATTCAAATGCTCTTCATGCTGAATTAATtattatttctaatatttattgttttttccAATAtttattatcaataatttatgcaaattatttatttcaatatgttgaaaCCAAATTGCTATTTGATTTTAACATTTAAATAGATGTTCAATCTGGTGGGTATATATTTTCCATGCATctgtctaaattttttttatgttaaagttgcactttatttat
Coding sequences:
- the LOC122048034 gene encoding putative pentatricopeptide repeat-containing protein At1g10330; amino-acid sequence: MMGVRRRHRIPDLKLLLGYLRNRCQPPSLLLQIHAALITTGYLLPSPSSHPDDIPIPGRTPTTFVYNILIRAYRGLPHACLILFSQMLSHGVPPNHHTFPSLIKVVAATYCCTYSVPTLHSQAFRRGLTLDGFINCSIVDFYARAHDLDSARKTFDELSYPDLASCNSILHALCLHGNLASALRVFDRMVDRDIITWASLINGYAKNYEFHSAISLFRRWIMQKDVPLTPNEAMLVSSLSVFANLDGLDAQLNGREIHGYIIRNEAPLTAFLGTALIDMYNKHGLLSYCTSIFKATLEKEVCTWNAMISALACNGKAIEALILFEEFRAADMHPNHITFVAVLSACSRQKLVEIGLEWFKAMYSRFGVVPLMEHYGCVVDILARAGFLKEAVEFIRRMPFEADASVWGALLGSCKVHEDAQVVDNVRKELARLHFGSSGRNMILRNLYAAAERWNDAAELKIAWEKSGMRKPTGHSWIVS